One genomic segment of Amycolatopsis granulosa includes these proteins:
- a CDS encoding histidinol-phosphate transaminase → MTSDEVRLEDLPLREDLRGRSPYGAPQLDVPVRLNTNENPYPPPQALVDDVTEAVREVAVNLHRYPDRDAIALRQDLAAYLSGATGVPLTERNLWAANGSNEVLQQILQAFGGPGRSALGFEPSYSMHPIIAAGTRTDWVPAPRRDDFTLDTETAARIVGERKPDIVFVTSPNNPTGGSIPFAELELVLRAAPGIVVVDEAYAEFSSQRSAVELIGSYPAQLIVSRTMSKAFAFAGGRLGYLAAAPAVIDALQLVRLPYHLSLLTQAAARAALRHADATLATVAKLAAERERVAESLLGLGFSPVPSDANFILFGRFADARASWQSYVDNGVLIRDVGIAGHLRVTIGTPEENDAFLAASKEVPR, encoded by the coding sequence GTGACTTCCGACGAGGTCCGCCTGGAGGACCTGCCGCTGCGCGAGGACCTGCGGGGCCGCAGCCCCTACGGCGCGCCGCAGCTGGACGTCCCGGTCCGGCTCAACACCAACGAAAACCCGTACCCGCCGCCGCAGGCACTGGTCGACGACGTCACCGAGGCGGTCCGCGAGGTGGCCGTGAACCTGCACCGGTACCCGGACCGTGACGCGATCGCCCTGCGCCAGGACCTCGCCGCGTACCTGTCCGGTGCCACCGGCGTGCCGCTGACCGAGCGGAACCTGTGGGCCGCCAACGGGTCCAACGAGGTGCTGCAGCAGATCCTGCAGGCGTTCGGCGGTCCCGGCCGCAGCGCGCTGGGTTTCGAGCCGTCCTACTCGATGCACCCGATCATCGCGGCGGGCACCCGCACCGACTGGGTCCCGGCACCGCGCCGGGACGACTTCACGCTCGACACCGAGACCGCGGCGCGGATCGTCGGCGAGCGCAAGCCCGACATCGTGTTCGTGACCAGCCCGAACAACCCGACCGGCGGCTCGATCCCGTTCGCCGAGCTGGAGCTGGTGCTGCGGGCCGCACCGGGCATCGTCGTGGTGGACGAGGCGTACGCGGAGTTCTCGTCGCAGCGCAGCGCCGTCGAGCTGATCGGGTCCTACCCGGCGCAGCTGATCGTGTCGCGCACGATGAGCAAGGCGTTCGCCTTCGCCGGTGGCCGGCTGGGCTACCTGGCCGCCGCCCCCGCGGTGATCGACGCGCTGCAGCTGGTGCGGCTGCCCTACCACCTGTCGCTGCTGACGCAGGCGGCCGCGCGCGCGGCGCTCCGGCACGCGGACGCGACGCTGGCCACGGTCGCCAAGCTCGCCGCCGAGCGTGAGCGGGTCGCCGAGAGCCTGCTGGGCCTGGGCTTTTCCCCGGTGCCCAGCGACGCCAACTTCATCCTGTTCGGCCGCTTCGCCGACGCGCGGGCGAGCTGGCAGAGCTACGTGGACAACGGGGTGCTGATCCGCGACGTCGGCATCGCGGGTCACCTGCGGGTGACCATCGGCACCCCGGAGGAGAACGACGCCTTCCTGGCGGCGAGCAAGGAGGTTCCGCGGTGA
- the hisB gene encoding imidazoleglycerol-phosphate dehydratase HisB, with protein sequence MSRVGKVSRTTKESSITVVVDLDGTGQVEVSTGVPFYDHMLNSFGVHGSLDLKIDATGDIEIDAHHTVEDTAIVLGQAIRQALGDKSGIRRFGDAWIPMDETLAHAAIDVSGRPYCVHVGEPEQFNTFTIGGNYPFVLTRHVFDSLSFHAQIALHVRVIHGRDPHHIAEAQYKAVARALRAATEPDPRAGGIPSTKGVL encoded by the coding sequence GTGAGCCGCGTCGGCAAGGTTTCCCGGACCACCAAGGAGTCCTCGATCACCGTGGTGGTCGACCTGGACGGCACCGGGCAGGTGGAGGTGTCCACCGGGGTGCCGTTCTACGACCACATGCTCAACTCGTTCGGCGTGCACGGGTCGCTCGACCTGAAGATCGACGCGACGGGTGACATCGAGATCGACGCGCACCACACGGTCGAGGACACCGCGATCGTGCTCGGCCAGGCGATCCGCCAGGCGCTGGGCGACAAGTCGGGCATCCGCCGCTTCGGCGACGCGTGGATCCCGATGGACGAGACGCTGGCCCACGCCGCGATCGACGTGTCCGGGCGCCCGTACTGCGTGCACGTGGGCGAGCCCGAGCAGTTCAACACCTTCACCATCGGCGGGAACTACCCGTTCGTGCTGACCCGGCACGTGTTCGACTCGCTGTCGTTCCACGCGCAGATCGCGCTGCACGTGCGGGTCATCCACGGCCGGGACCCGCACCACATCGCGGAGGCCCAGTACAAGGCGGTCGCCCGTGCGCTGCGGGCGGCGACCGAACCCGACCCGCGTGCGGGCGGCATCCCCTCGACGAAGGGTGTGCTGTGA
- a CDS encoding nitrilase-related carbon-nitrogen hydrolase codes for MLRIGLCQLTSSAEPAENVTAIREGVARAAGDGARVVVFPEATMARFGVPLGPVAEPLDGPWAKSVASIADEHGVLVVAGMFTPNDDGRVRNTLLITGLGHHLGYHKIHLYDAFGFRESDTVAPGGEPVTVEVDDVTLGFATCYDVRFPELFRALADRGASAVVLPTSWGAGEGKLDQWEVLVRARALDSGCWVLGCGQADPAAAGVEVNPKAPTGIGHSTVADGFGRVHARLGAGPGSVVVDIDPEVTVRARNATGALANRRL; via the coding sequence GTGCTCCGGATCGGCTTGTGCCAGCTCACATCGAGTGCCGAGCCCGCGGAGAACGTCACCGCGATCCGGGAGGGCGTGGCGCGTGCGGCGGGCGACGGGGCGCGGGTCGTGGTGTTCCCGGAAGCCACGATGGCGCGGTTCGGCGTGCCGCTCGGTCCGGTCGCGGAGCCGCTGGACGGGCCGTGGGCGAAGTCGGTGGCGTCGATCGCCGACGAGCACGGGGTGCTCGTGGTGGCCGGCATGTTCACGCCGAACGACGACGGGCGGGTGCGGAACACGCTGCTCATCACGGGCCTCGGGCACCACCTGGGCTACCACAAGATCCACCTCTACGACGCGTTCGGGTTCCGCGAGTCCGACACGGTCGCGCCCGGCGGCGAGCCGGTCACGGTCGAGGTCGACGACGTGACCCTGGGCTTCGCCACCTGCTACGACGTGCGGTTCCCGGAGCTGTTCCGCGCGCTGGCCGACCGGGGCGCCTCCGCGGTCGTGCTGCCCACGTCGTGGGGGGCCGGCGAGGGCAAGCTGGACCAGTGGGAGGTGCTGGTGCGGGCGCGCGCGCTGGACTCCGGCTGCTGGGTGCTCGGCTGCGGACAGGCCGACCCGGCCGCCGCCGGCGTCGAGGTGAACCCGAAGGCGCCGACCGGCATCGGCCACTCGACGGTTGCCGACGGCTTCGGCCGCGTGCACGCCCGGCTCGGCGCGGGCCCCGGCTCGGTCGTCGTGGACATCGACCCGGAGGTCACCGTCCGGGCCCGCAACGCCACCGGAGCGCTCGCCAACCGGCGGCTCTAG
- the hisD gene encoding histidinol dehydrogenase, with protein sequence MLNRIDLRGRVPSATELRATLPRAEIDVDAALHQVRPVVEAVRARGVEAVLEYTERFDRVRPESVRVPRPEIEAALTTLDPAVRAALEEAIERARKVHADQRRTDVTTTVVDGGTVTERWVPVERVGLYAPGGLAVYPSSVVMNVVPAQVAGVGSLVLCSPPQAEFGGRPHPAILAAAALLGVEEVWAVGGAQAVALLAYGGTDTDGAELVPVDLVTGPGNIYLTAAKRLLRGLIGIDSEAGPTEIAILADDTADPVHVAADLVSQAEHDPLAASVLVTTSAELADAVDRELAGRVAATKHTERIGEALRGKQSGVVLVSTVEDGLRVVDAYAAEHLEIQTADARAVAARVRNAGAVFVGPYAPVSLGDYCAGSNHVLPTGGYARHSSGLSVQSFLRGMHVVDYSEQALREVAGKVVALANAEDLPAHGEAVTARFPGGVQ encoded by the coding sequence ATGTTGAACCGCATCGACCTGCGTGGACGCGTGCCGTCCGCCACGGAACTCCGAGCCACGCTCCCGCGTGCCGAGATCGACGTGGACGCGGCGCTGCATCAGGTCCGCCCGGTGGTCGAGGCGGTCCGCGCCCGCGGGGTCGAGGCGGTGCTGGAGTACACCGAGCGGTTCGACCGGGTGCGCCCGGAGAGTGTCCGCGTGCCGCGGCCGGAGATCGAGGCCGCGCTGACCACGCTGGACCCGGCGGTGCGGGCCGCGCTGGAGGAGGCGATCGAGCGCGCCCGCAAGGTGCACGCCGACCAGCGCCGCACCGACGTGACCACGACGGTCGTCGACGGTGGCACGGTCACCGAGCGCTGGGTGCCCGTCGAGCGGGTCGGCCTCTACGCCCCCGGCGGGCTGGCCGTGTACCCGTCGAGCGTGGTGATGAACGTGGTGCCGGCGCAGGTCGCGGGCGTCGGCTCGCTGGTGCTGTGCTCGCCGCCGCAGGCGGAGTTCGGCGGCCGCCCGCACCCGGCGATCCTGGCCGCGGCGGCACTGCTGGGCGTCGAGGAGGTGTGGGCGGTCGGCGGTGCGCAGGCCGTCGCGCTGCTGGCCTACGGCGGCACCGACACCGACGGCGCCGAGCTGGTCCCGGTCGACCTGGTCACCGGTCCCGGCAACATCTACCTGACCGCCGCCAAGCGTCTGCTGCGCGGCCTGATCGGCATCGATTCCGAGGCCGGCCCGACGGAGATCGCCATCCTGGCCGACGACACCGCCGACCCGGTGCACGTGGCGGCCGACCTGGTCAGCCAGGCCGAGCACGACCCGCTCGCCGCGAGCGTGCTGGTCACCACCTCGGCGGAGCTGGCGGATGCCGTGGACCGGGAGCTCGCCGGCCGGGTCGCGGCCACCAAGCACACCGAGCGCATCGGGGAGGCGCTGCGCGGCAAGCAGTCCGGCGTCGTCCTGGTGTCCACTGTGGAAGACGGCCTGCGGGTGGTGGACGCCTACGCGGCCGAGCACCTGGAGATCCAGACGGCCGACGCGCGTGCCGTCGCGGCCCGCGTGCGCAACGCGGGCGCGGTGTTCGTCGGCCCGTACGCGCCGGTGTCGCTCGGCGACTACTGCGCGGGGTCCAACCACGTGCTGCCCACCGGCGGCTACGCCCGGCATTCGTCGGGGCTGTCCGTGCAGAGCTTCCTGCGCGGCATGCACGTCGTCGACTACAGCGAACAGGCGTTGCGCGAGGTGGCCGGCAAGGTCGTCGCGCTCGCGAACGCCGAGGACCTGCCCGCACACGGGGAAGCGGTCACCGCGCGCTTCCCGGGAGGAGTTCAGTGA